A genomic window from Struthio camelus isolate bStrCam1 chromosome 2, bStrCam1.hap1, whole genome shotgun sequence includes:
- the PYCR3 gene encoding pyrroline-5-carboxylate reductase 3: MEAAELRVGFVGAGRMAGGVARGLLLAGKVPAGNILASAPSDRNLGAFRESGCRTTHCNLEVLQDSTLVFLATKPHVLPGVLQEIRPAVCPHHIIVSLAAGVTLQTLQRLLPAGTKVLRLMPNLPCVVQAGAMVFSRGDGAGEQEAALLKSLLSSCGLCEEVPESYINVHTGLSGSGVAYVYLFAEALAEGAVKMGMPGPLASRIAAQTLLGAAKMMLETGEHPAKLRGDVCTPGGTTIHALHQLEKGALRATVMSAVEAATNRACDMGKD; this comes from the exons ATGGAGGCGGCGGAGCTGCGCGTCGGGTTCGTGGGCGCCGGGCGGATGGCGGGCGGCGTGgcccgggggctgctgctggcag GGAAGGTGCCAGCCGGCAACATCCTGGCCAGCGCGCCCTCGGACAGAAACCTGGGCGCCTTCCGG GAGTCCGGCTGCCGGACGACGCACTGCAACCTGGAGGTGCTGCAGGACAGCACCTTGGTGTTCCTGGCCACCAAGCCCCACGTCCTGCCGGGCGTCCTGCAGGAGATCCGTCCTGCCGTCTGCCCGCACCACATCATCGTCTCGCTGGCAGCTGGCGTCACCCTCCAGACCCTGCAACGG TTGCTCCCTGCTGGGACCAAGGTGCTGCGGCTCATGCCCAACCTGCCGTGCGTGGTGCAGGCAGGGGCGATGGTGTTCTCCCGGGGCGACGGTGCCGGCGAGCAGGAGGCCGCCTTGCTCAAGAGCCTGCTCtcctcctgcgggctctgcgagGAGGTGCCCGAGTCCTACATCAATGTCCACACGGGCCTCAGTGGCAGCGGGGTGGCCTAC GTGTACCTGTTCGCCGAAGCCCTGGCCGAGGGAGCAGTGAAGATGGGCATGCCGGGCCCCTTAGCCAGCAGGATCGCAGCCCAGACGCTGCTG GGCGCGGCGAAGATGATGCTGGAGACGGGGGAGCACCCGGCCAAGCTGCGCGGGGACGTCTGCACGCCCGGGGGCACCACCATCCACGCGCTGCACCAGCTGGAGAAGGGCGCGCTGCGGGCCACCGTCATGAGCGCCGTGGAGGCTGCCACCAACCGGGCCTGCGACATGGGCAAGGACTAG